Proteins encoded by one window of Lathyrus oleraceus cultivar Zhongwan6 chromosome 1, CAAS_Psat_ZW6_1.0, whole genome shotgun sequence:
- the LOC127110673 gene encoding uncharacterized protein LOC127110673: MDYNKRNTLKYSFKNFKLDDLRKLGALVEDQERFKDKYGRLLSLLRIQVKDGLLSTLLQFYDPDYHCFTFPDYQLLPTLEEYSQLVGLPILDKSPFPFLEKDPKEEDIAKAIFLKVSDIKGNMIAKGETVGLPTHFLIKKAQYYADHLSMPTFETILALLIYGMLLFPCFEGFVDINAIKIFMKNNPVPTLLGNTYHSIHLRNFHGGGMITCCVPLLYKWFISHLPKSFLSLDKGFWSPRVMALTHSDIVWYNRVYDGILIIDSRGDFANVPLLGFNGGINYNPFLARRQLGYPLKEPPKSVHVEKIFFKGDKELQDQIVSAWRHLHKKAKESLGKPNCVSMEPYLRWVWERAIKLKMPYPRQDPLPPRREPVLVFMSEAEKLEIALKRAQHEAETWKDKYQVLVSENEELQRQLQVRNEEVLSYKKRRIYEDLFFSDSPPTR, encoded by the coding sequence ATGGATTACAATAAGAGAAACACCTTGAAATATTCTTTTAAGAATTTTAAGTTGGATGACCTAAGGAAGCTAGGAGCCTTGGTTGAAGATCAAGAGAGGTTCAAGGACAAATACGGAAGGCTTTTATCCTTATTGAGAATCCAAGTGAAGGATGGGCTTCTTTCTACGTTactacagttctatgatccggatTACCATTGTTTCACGTTCCCAGATTATCAACTATTACCTACCTTAGAAGAGTACTCTCAGTTGGTGGGGTTACCTATTTTGGATAAGTCTCCGTTCCCTTTCTTAGAGAAGGACCCTAAAGAGGAAGACATTGCTAAAGCCATATTCTTAAAGGTGTCCGACATCAAAGGCAATATGATCGCCAAAGGCGAAACTGTAGGGTTACCTACACATTTCTTAATCAAGAAAGCCCAATATTATGCTGATCATTTAAGCATGCCTACCTTTGAGACAATCCTTGCTTTGCTTATTTATGGAATGCTACTCTTCCCATGTTTTGAAGGATTCGTTGACATTAACGCCATCAAAATATTCATGAAGAACAATCCAGTACCAACGTTATTGGGTAACACTTATCATTCCATACATCTCCGGAATTTTCATGGTGGAGGAATGATCACCTGTTGTGTGCCTTTattatacaagtggtttatttcgcacttgcccAAGTCTTTTTTGAGTCTTGACAAGGGATTTTGGTCACCAAGGGTCATGGCACTGACACACTCGGACATCGTTTGGTataatcgtgtgtatgatggaATACTAATTATTGACAGCCGTGGAGACTTTGCCAACGTACCTTTACTTGGTTTTAAtggaggaatcaactacaatccatTCCTAGCTCGCCGACAGTTAGGGTATCCCTTGAAAGAACCGCCTAAAAGTGTTCATGTGGAGAAAATCTTCTTTAAGGGTGACAAAGAACTTCAAGATCAGATTGTATCTGCTTGGCGTCATTTGCACAAGAAGGCCAAAGAAAGTTTGGGAAAGCCAAATTGTGTGTCTATGGAACCTTATCTTCGTTGGGTCTGGGAAAGAGCCATCAAGCTGAAGATGCCTTATCCTCGCCAAGATCCTTTACCTCCGAGAAGAGAACCTGTTTTAGTATTCATGTCCGAAGCTGAAAAGTTGGAAATCGCTTTGAAGAGAGCACAACATGAGGCAGAAACGTGGAAAGATAAATATCAGGTTCTCGTCAGTGAGAATGAAGAGCTACAAAGGCAGCTGCAGGTGAGGAATGAAGAAGTGCTTTCCTACAAAAAGAGAAGAATCTACGAGGATTTATTTTTCTCCGACTCTCCGCCTACTCGTTGA